The stretch of DNA AGGCGGTGCCGATTCCAGCGTCGAGGACCACAGGGACCGAGGCCCGGGACACAATCAGTTCAATGTTGTGCGGGTTCAGGATGCCCAGGCCCGTACCGATGGGCGCCCCGAGCGGCATCACTGCAGTGGCCCCGAGGTTCTCGAGCCGGAGGGCCAGGACAGGATCGTCGTTGGTGTAGGCGAACACCTTGAAGCCCCTGTTGACGAGCTGTTCGGTGGCATCCACCAGTTCGACGGCGTCCGGCAGGAGGGTCTGTTCGTCCGCGATGACTTCCAGTTTCACCCAGTCGGTTTCCAGCGCCTCACGGGCCAGCTCGGCTGTCAGCACGGCGTCCCGGGCGGTGAAGCAGCCTGCCGTGTTGGGCAGCACCCGGATGCCGTGGTCCACCAGCAGCTGGAACAGCGAGCCCGTCTCCGCGGGAGAGTAGCGGCGCATGGCCACCGTGGTCAGGCCCGTGCCGGAGGCCAGGAGCGCTGCGCCCAGGCCGTCGAGGCTGGGCGCGCCGCCCGTGCCCATAATGAGCCTGGATTCCAGTTCCACTCCGTCGATGACCAGCGGATCCTGCAGCACGGAGGGGGCTGCAGCGGTAGTGGTTTCGCTCATGGTCAGCCTCCCTGCACAGCCGTGACGAGTTCAACCTCGTCGCCGTCCGCGAGCGCGGTGGCGAACCACTGGCTGCGCGGTACTACCTGGGCGTTGTGTGCCACGGCCACGCCGAGTTTTTGCCCGTCCGTGGCCTGGCCGTCTGCACCGAGGGGCCGGCCGGTGACCTGGCTGACGAGCAGCGTGATGGAAGCACCGTCCGGCACGGGGTGCAGCGTTCCGTTCAAGGTGATGTTCATACTGTTTCCT from Pseudarthrobacter siccitolerans encodes:
- a CDS encoding thiazole synthase; amino-acid sequence: MSETTTAAAPSVLQDPLVIDGVELESRLIMGTGGAPSLDGLGAALLASGTGLTTVAMRRYSPAETGSLFQLLVDHGIRVLPNTAGCFTARDAVLTAELAREALETDWVKLEVIADEQTLLPDAVELVDATEQLVNRGFKVFAYTNDDPVLALRLENLGATAVMPLGAPIGTGLGILNPHNIELIVSRASVPVVLDAGIGTASDAALAMELGCDAVLLATAVTRAQNPALMGEAFKHAVIAGRLAKAAGRIPRREHALASSAMEGRAEFL
- the thiS gene encoding sulfur carrier protein ThiS, which translates into the protein MNITLNGTLHPVPDGASITLLVSQVTGRPLGADGQATDGQKLGVAVAHNAQVVPRSQWFATALADGDEVELVTAVQGG